A stretch of Leucobacter aridicollis DNA encodes these proteins:
- a CDS encoding acyl-CoA dehydrogenase family protein gives MSDRETRHQELAERYLPEELLERFRERAAVYDRENSFFHEDLDELRERGYLTLFVPTEFGGPGLTLNEVSRLQQRLATAAPGTALAINMHLMCTGVIRAMFERGDRSLGYVFEEAMAGEIFAFGISEPANDWVLQGSKSKAEPQEDGGYLLSGVKIFTSLSPVWTRLIVHGLDTATAGTDAETLVYGFLERTSEEAAAWGGNGIAVSDQWDVLGMRASHSRATILDGARIRPERVARKIPAGRHPDLLTFAITANFQLLIGSVYAGVARRALDLAAAGMKKRRSAKAGTSHAEVPEARVRLADAHMEFMAVPAQLDAYTRDFDELVDYGSEWPLRLVSARLNASTAARRNAETALICTGGSGFDNGSELSRVYRDATAGLFHPPSADAARPMYAAALLDE, from the coding sequence ATGAGCGACCGAGAGACGCGGCATCAGGAGCTTGCCGAGCGGTACCTGCCCGAGGAACTGCTCGAACGGTTCCGCGAGCGCGCCGCGGTGTACGACCGCGAGAACAGCTTCTTCCACGAAGACCTCGACGAGCTGCGAGAGCGCGGCTACCTGACGCTGTTCGTACCGACGGAGTTCGGCGGGCCAGGCCTCACCCTCAACGAAGTGTCGCGGCTACAGCAGCGGCTCGCGACCGCGGCCCCCGGCACGGCGCTCGCGATCAACATGCACCTCATGTGCACGGGCGTCATCAGGGCGATGTTCGAGCGGGGAGACCGCTCGCTCGGATACGTGTTCGAGGAGGCGATGGCCGGCGAGATCTTCGCGTTCGGCATCAGCGAGCCCGCGAACGACTGGGTGCTGCAAGGCTCGAAGTCGAAGGCTGAGCCACAGGAAGACGGCGGCTACCTGCTCTCGGGCGTGAAGATCTTCACGTCGCTGTCGCCCGTGTGGACGCGGCTCATCGTGCACGGCCTCGACACCGCGACCGCGGGCACCGACGCCGAGACGCTCGTCTACGGGTTCCTCGAGCGCACTTCCGAGGAGGCCGCGGCGTGGGGCGGCAACGGCATCGCGGTGTCGGATCAGTGGGACGTGCTCGGCATGCGCGCCTCGCACAGCCGCGCGACCATCCTCGACGGCGCGCGCATCAGGCCGGAGCGGGTCGCCCGGAAGATCCCGGCGGGCCGCCATCCCGACCTGCTCACGTTCGCGATCACCGCGAACTTCCAACTGCTCATCGGCTCCGTGTACGCGGGCGTCGCGCGCCGGGCGCTCGACCTTGCAGCAGCCGGAATGAAGAAGCGCCGCTCGGCGAAGGCCGGCACGTCACACGCAGAGGTACCGGAGGCGCGCGTGCGGCTCGCCGACGCCCACATGGAGTTCATGGCCGTGCCGGCGCAGCTCGACGCGTACACGCGCGACTTCGACGAGCTCGTCGACTACGGCTCCGAATGGCCGCTGCGGCTCGTCTCGGCCCGCCTGAACGCGTCTACGGCTGCGCGCCGCAACGCCGAAACCGCGCTCATCTGCACCGGCGGCTCGGGCTTCGACAACGGCAGCGAGCTCAGCCGCGTCTACCGCGACGCGACCGCGGGCCTCTTCCATCCGCCGAGCGCGGACGCGGCGCGCCCGATGTACGCGGCGGCGCTGCTCGACGAGTAG
- a CDS encoding DNA-processing protein DprA has protein sequence MDTINELAAEERTARIILAIASEPGDAVTGRMIRTVGASETVARAVSNEVPAGPDGDTWQRRLAPRINAEETRRVLAETERHGMRVLIPGDTEWPASIDALGDRAPVALWAKGSTGVLAGPLWDRLTITGARASTGYGEHVTTELVQSAIADSLLVLSGGAYGIDGAAHRTALASGGATVAVLAGGLDRPYPAGHTDLLTRVGKDGLLLSELPPGATPTKWRFLQRGRLLAALSGTVLIAEAGYRSGTLHTAARAAELGRPVGAIPGPITSAASSGCHRLLRDGLATVITGYDDVRGLLDGVRDGAHRAVRRTAGLEVDPLDTPTPSAQREGPGLDR, from the coding sequence ATGGACACGATCAACGAGCTGGCAGCAGAGGAGCGCACCGCGAGAATCATCCTCGCCATCGCCTCCGAACCAGGAGACGCGGTGACAGGACGGATGATCCGCACCGTCGGCGCATCCGAGACGGTCGCCCGCGCCGTCTCGAATGAAGTTCCGGCGGGACCGGATGGTGACACCTGGCAGCGGCGCCTCGCACCCCGCATCAATGCTGAGGAGACCCGGAGGGTGCTCGCGGAGACCGAGCGTCACGGGATGCGGGTGCTGATCCCCGGCGATACGGAATGGCCGGCCTCGATCGATGCGCTTGGCGATCGTGCACCGGTCGCATTGTGGGCGAAAGGCAGCACTGGAGTGCTTGCCGGGCCGCTGTGGGATCGCCTCACCATCACCGGCGCTCGGGCGTCCACCGGGTATGGGGAGCACGTCACCACGGAGCTGGTGCAGTCGGCGATCGCCGACTCCCTGCTGGTGCTCTCCGGCGGCGCGTATGGGATCGATGGTGCCGCGCACCGTACCGCGCTCGCATCGGGCGGTGCGACGGTCGCCGTGCTTGCAGGCGGCCTGGACCGGCCGTATCCGGCAGGGCACACTGATCTGCTGACCCGTGTCGGCAAAGACGGCCTGTTGCTGTCGGAGTTGCCGCCGGGCGCGACGCCGACGAAGTGGAGGTTCCTGCAACGAGGCAGGCTCCTCGCCGCGCTCTCCGGCACCGTCCTGATTGCGGAGGCCGGCTACCGTTCCGGGACCCTCCACACCGCCGCCCGCGCCGCAGAGCTCGGCCGCCCCGTCGGGGCGATCCCTGGCCCGATCACCAGCGCCGCGTCGTCAGGCTGTCACCGACTCTTGCGGGACGGCCTCGCCACGGTCATCACCGGCTACGACGATGTGCGCGGCCTCCTCGACGGGGTGCGGGATGGAGCTCATCGGGCCGTACGCCGCACCGCGGGGCTTGAGGTCGACCCCCTCGACACCCCGACTCCCTCTGCTCAGCGTGAGGGGCCGGGCCTGGACCGGTGA
- a CDS encoding beta-ketoacyl-[acyl-carrier-protein] synthase family protein, producing the protein MNGRRVVITGLGAVTPSGIGVPELWNAVVHGRSAITQLEGPGFDGLAVRIGGQVRGFDVSTVLDRSLAKRLSPVQHWAIAAADEALAQAGVDAAATGGGAGAAAAAGGGSGAVGALPWDAERVAVIAATGSGPIDAMQSATRVLDERGPRAVPLTLSIHGAPDSAAALLSQRYGIRGPAQGVSATCASGAVGLGDGLRRIRHGYADAVLVVGMEDCLNGVNLSSNANMRALAAGYEGAPETASRPFDRSRSGFVMSQGAAAILIESEEHALARGADVLAVLAGFGSASDAHHPTAPHPEGRGAAQAVRECLADAGVGPEAVDHINAHGTGTPAGDAAELLALEAALGEHARRTPISATKSSTGHLLGAGGVVEAIISVMSLRQRLLPPTLNLDDPEFDGWDFVAGNARSAAVSRVLSTSFGFGGHNGAVLIERP; encoded by the coding sequence ATGAACGGGCGACGCGTCGTCATCACGGGGCTCGGCGCCGTCACCCCGAGCGGCATCGGCGTGCCCGAGCTCTGGAACGCGGTCGTCCACGGGCGGAGCGCGATCACGCAGCTCGAGGGCCCCGGGTTCGACGGCCTCGCCGTGCGGATCGGCGGGCAGGTACGCGGCTTCGACGTGTCGACCGTGCTCGACCGGAGCCTCGCGAAGCGGCTGAGCCCCGTGCAGCACTGGGCGATCGCGGCGGCCGATGAGGCGCTCGCGCAGGCCGGGGTTGATGCTGCGGCGACTGGCGGCGGCGCTGGTGCGGCGGCTGCGGCCGGCGGCGGCAGCGGGGCCGTCGGCGCGCTGCCGTGGGACGCGGAGCGGGTCGCCGTGATCGCGGCGACGGGATCCGGCCCCATTGACGCGATGCAGTCCGCGACGCGGGTGCTCGACGAGCGCGGCCCGCGCGCCGTGCCGCTCACCCTCTCGATCCACGGCGCCCCAGATTCGGCCGCGGCGCTCCTCAGCCAGCGGTACGGGATCCGCGGGCCAGCCCAGGGCGTCTCCGCGACGTGTGCGAGCGGCGCGGTCGGGCTGGGGGATGGGCTCAGGCGGATCCGTCACGGCTACGCCGACGCCGTGCTCGTCGTCGGCATGGAGGACTGCCTGAACGGCGTCAACCTCTCGTCGAACGCGAACATGCGCGCGCTCGCCGCAGGCTACGAGGGGGCGCCCGAGACTGCGTCGCGGCCGTTCGACCGCTCCCGCTCTGGGTTTGTGATGTCGCAGGGGGCTGCGGCGATCCTGATCGAATCGGAGGAGCACGCGCTCGCGCGCGGCGCCGACGTGCTCGCGGTGCTCGCCGGGTTCGGCTCCGCGAGCGACGCCCACCACCCGACCGCGCCGCACCCCGAGGGCCGCGGCGCCGCGCAGGCCGTGCGCGAGTGCCTCGCCGACGCGGGCGTCGGCCCCGAGGCCGTCGACCACATCAACGCGCACGGCACCGGCACCCCCGCGGGCGACGCCGCCGAGCTCCTCGCCCTCGAAGCGGCGCTCGGCGAGCACGCGCGCCGCACGCCGATCTCGGCGACGAAATCGAGCACCGGGCACCTGCTCGGCGCGGGCGGCGTCGTCGAGGCGATCATCTCGGTGATGTCGCTGCGCCAACGGCTCTTGCCGCCGACACTCAACCTCGACGACCCAGAGTTCGACGGCTGGGACTTCGTCGCGGGGAATGCCCGCTCGGCCGCGGTCTCGCGCGTGCTGTCGACCTCGTTCGGGTTCGGCGGGCACAACGGGGCCGTGCTCATCGAGCGGCCGTAG
- a CDS encoding ATP-binding protein, which translates to MSDRQKLHTAALVEPAGERRKQRKARKHAAAKIETTARRAEQTAERERLAVERAERRNTTYLPTAGEPGAAALRTPGRFRLPRHQDTSATLAGAYPFLAEGGLGADGVFVGQDLYSGGSFVYDPWTLYARGLITAPNIVLAGIVGSGKSSLAKSLYTRSIPFGRRVYVPGDPKGEHTAVAEAVGGRAIVLGYGLRNRLNPLDEGHRPSGVSDAEWAAQVASRRRELIGALAETVLDRVLSPLEHTAIDLALRDSVRSAQVPILPMVVDRILNPDRATDTDGRLAEDGRLVGHALRRLVAGDLAGLFDGPSTVRFDPSLPMVSLDLSRVAENSTLISVLMTCSSAWMESALMDPNGGHRWVIYDEAWRLMAYPALLRRMDAQWRLARHYGIANMLIFHKLTDLDNVGDQGSAMRALANSLLANAETRIIYRQEPDQLGATAAALGLTGTEQKLLPGLGTGQGLWRIKERSFVVQHQLHPAELAAFDTTARMKG; encoded by the coding sequence GTGAGCGATCGCCAGAAGCTCCACACCGCGGCGCTGGTCGAACCGGCCGGGGAACGCCGCAAGCAGCGAAAGGCACGCAAGCACGCCGCCGCGAAGATCGAGACCACCGCCCGTCGCGCCGAGCAGACAGCGGAGCGTGAACGGCTGGCGGTAGAGCGGGCCGAACGCCGCAACACCACCTACCTCCCCACCGCCGGCGAACCAGGGGCAGCGGCATTGCGGACGCCGGGGCGGTTCCGGTTGCCGCGACATCAGGACACCTCGGCGACCCTCGCGGGCGCGTACCCGTTCCTCGCCGAAGGCGGCCTCGGCGCTGACGGGGTGTTCGTCGGCCAGGACCTGTACTCCGGCGGCTCCTTCGTCTACGACCCCTGGACCCTCTACGCCCGCGGCCTCATCACCGCACCCAACATCGTCCTCGCCGGCATCGTCGGCTCCGGCAAATCCTCACTCGCCAAGTCCCTCTACACGAGGTCGATCCCGTTCGGTCGCCGCGTGTATGTGCCCGGCGACCCGAAAGGCGAACATACCGCGGTTGCGGAGGCGGTCGGCGGGCGCGCGATCGTCCTCGGGTACGGGCTCCGCAATCGCCTCAACCCGCTCGATGAAGGCCACCGCCCCTCCGGAGTCAGCGACGCGGAATGGGCCGCGCAAGTCGCATCCCGCCGCCGAGAACTGATCGGTGCTCTTGCGGAGACGGTGCTGGATCGGGTGCTGTCCCCGTTGGAGCACACCGCGATCGACCTCGCACTGAGAGACAGCGTCCGCTCCGCTCAGGTGCCGATCTTGCCGATGGTCGTCGACCGCATCCTGAACCCCGACCGTGCGACCGACACCGATGGACGGCTCGCGGAGGACGGCCGGCTCGTCGGCCACGCCCTCCGCCGCCTCGTGGCGGGTGATCTTGCGGGGCTGTTCGATGGGCCATCGACCGTGCGGTTCGATCCATCGCTGCCGATGGTCAGCCTGGACCTGTCCCGCGTCGCGGAGAACTCGACACTGATCTCCGTGCTGATGACCTGCTCCAGTGCGTGGATGGAGTCGGCACTGATGGACCCGAACGGCGGGCACCGGTGGGTGATCTACGACGAAGCCTGGCGACTCATGGCCTACCCAGCGCTCCTGCGCCGAATGGACGCGCAATGGCGACTCGCACGGCACTACGGGATCGCGAACATGCTGATCTTCCACAAACTCACCGACCTCGACAACGTCGGCGACCAGGGTTCCGCGATGCGTGCCCTCGCGAACTCGCTGTTGGCGAATGCGGAGACGAGGATCATCTACCGACAAGAACCCGACCAGCTCGGAGCCACCGCCGCAGCCCTCGGACTCACCGGCACCGAACAGAAACTCCTCCCAGGACTCGGCACCGGACAAGGACTCTGGCGCATCAAAGAACGCTCCTTCGTCGTCCAGCACCAGCTCCACCCCGCCGAGCTCGCCGCGTTCGACACCACAGCACGAATGAAGGGCTAA
- a CDS encoding single-stranded DNA-binding protein → MSIDPQQSISGFIATQPRLTVGENGVSRFHARVGIEHARQEPDGSFTQLDPTFHDLAIFRKTAEEAAARFRKGDRFIASGRVHEYTYSKDGQEVTAEEFIASRIGHDLARTRYDVDRSTRRTDAGHDAPDLKSPAHDPVARPQASVPSRASL, encoded by the coding sequence ATGAGCATCGATCCACAGCAGTCCATTTCCGGTTTCATCGCCACACAACCGCGGCTCACCGTGGGCGAGAACGGAGTATCCAGGTTCCACGCCCGCGTAGGGATCGAACACGCGCGGCAAGAGCCCGACGGCTCGTTCACGCAACTCGACCCGACGTTCCATGATCTGGCCATCTTCCGGAAGACGGCCGAAGAAGCCGCGGCCCGGTTCAGGAAGGGCGACCGTTTCATCGCCTCCGGCCGCGTCCACGAGTACACCTACAGCAAAGACGGGCAGGAGGTTACTGCGGAAGAGTTCATCGCTTCTCGGATCGGGCACGATCTCGCGCGGACTCGATACGACGTCGATCGCTCGACAAGACGAACAGATGCCGGCCATGACGCCCCCGATCTCAAGAGCCCTGCGCATGACCCCGTTGCGCGCCCGCAAGCCAGCGTTCCATCGCGGGCAAGTCTCTGA
- a CDS encoding helix-turn-helix transcriptional regulator, translated as MTGTPEHPVSSPLLHSRDVAAYLKVSESTLSRWRSAGTGPPFIRMSGIARYRIDAVDAWLIELEHDHASQG; from the coding sequence ATGACCGGCACGCCAGAGCACCCCGTCTCCTCGCCGCTGCTGCACAGCCGTGATGTCGCCGCCTACCTGAAGGTGTCGGAATCCACACTGTCGCGGTGGCGCTCAGCAGGCACGGGTCCGCCATTCATCCGCATGAGCGGTATCGCGCGGTATCGCATCGACGCCGTCGACGCGTGGCTGATCGAACTCGAGCACGACCATGCCTCGCAAGGGTGA
- a CDS encoding type IV secretory system conjugative DNA transfer family protein, with protein MSAPRQGGALGDELANLGIIALIAAAVLGVLLRVAGTVAAWVTGITQPTGGVEAGLGVLVHPADPGSALGADGLNPVAYWVIAGVLIAAVGAMGWWVWRFFREQSRQTKVDPYRIVGIATRTDVTTAASEKAQLRRAGQLRPSIQQPAVTDVGYLLGVSRSVGVWASVEDSILLIGPPRSGKGLHVVINAILDAPGAVVTTSTRPDNLTATLKARSAEGRPVAVFDPQHLAEGVPAGLRWSPIRGCEDPLTAMIRATGLAAGTGLSAGGVEGGDFWEGKTRTALQALLHAAALDHRTPTELFRWTLDPAAASDAVAILTANPRAATGWADSLQAMIDSDPRTRDSIWQGVSLSLAALADPRVLDAVSPGPDEKFDPEEFLRKRGTLYLLATGAGANNSAALVSAFVEDLVEAARRLASRSPSARLDPPLLLALDEIGNLAPLPSLPTLMAEGGGTGITTMPVLQSLAQAREKWSDNAAGAIWDASIVKIILGGASNSRDLQDLTTLIGERDEITDSTTIGDHGSRTAQRSIRRVSIMPPDVIRTLPFGTGLILLRAAPPIIAKLRPWTRRKDANELQGQRAGVEALLRQRP; from the coding sequence ATGAGCGCTCCGCGGCAGGGTGGTGCGCTTGGGGATGAGCTGGCGAACCTCGGCATCATCGCCCTGATCGCTGCCGCCGTCCTCGGTGTCCTCCTTCGTGTTGCGGGCACGGTCGCCGCATGGGTGACCGGGATTACGCAGCCGACGGGCGGGGTCGAAGCCGGCCTCGGGGTGCTCGTGCATCCCGCCGACCCAGGGAGTGCGCTCGGTGCGGACGGGTTGAACCCGGTGGCGTACTGGGTTATCGCCGGTGTCCTCATCGCCGCGGTTGGGGCGATGGGGTGGTGGGTGTGGCGGTTCTTCCGTGAGCAGTCGCGGCAGACGAAGGTCGACCCGTACCGGATCGTCGGCATCGCCACCCGCACCGACGTCACCACCGCGGCATCGGAGAAAGCGCAGCTGCGTCGGGCAGGGCAACTCCGACCCTCCATCCAGCAGCCTGCTGTCACCGATGTCGGTTACCTTCTCGGCGTATCGCGGAGCGTTGGCGTGTGGGCGAGCGTGGAGGACTCGATCCTGCTGATCGGGCCGCCCCGCTCCGGAAAGGGCCTCCACGTGGTCATCAACGCGATCCTCGACGCACCCGGCGCCGTCGTCACCACCTCCACCCGCCCCGACAACCTCACCGCCACTCTGAAGGCGCGGAGCGCGGAGGGGCGGCCGGTGGCGGTGTTCGATCCGCAGCACCTCGCCGAAGGCGTCCCCGCAGGACTCAGGTGGTCACCGATCCGAGGATGCGAGGACCCGTTGACGGCGATGATCCGCGCCACCGGACTCGCCGCCGGCACCGGCCTCTCCGCCGGTGGCGTCGAAGGCGGGGACTTCTGGGAAGGGAAAACCCGCACCGCACTCCAAGCACTACTCCACGCCGCCGCCCTCGATCACCGCACCCCTACCGAGTTGTTCCGGTGGACCCTCGACCCTGCCGCCGCGTCGGATGCGGTCGCGATCCTCACCGCGAACCCGCGGGCGGCGACGGGGTGGGCGGATTCGTTGCAGGCGATGATCGACTCAGACCCCAGAACCCGCGACTCCATCTGGCAAGGCGTGTCCCTCTCCCTCGCCGCCCTCGCCGACCCCCGCGTGCTCGACGCCGTCAGCCCCGGACCCGATGAGAAGTTCGATCCGGAGGAGTTTCTACGCAAGCGCGGCACCCTGTATTTGCTCGCGACGGGTGCCGGGGCGAACAACAGTGCCGCGCTGGTGTCGGCATTCGTGGAAGACCTCGTCGAAGCCGCCCGCCGCCTCGCCTCCAGATCACCCTCAGCCCGCCTCGACCCGCCCCTGCTGCTGGCGCTGGATGAGATCGGCAACCTTGCCCCGCTCCCGTCGCTCCCGACGTTGATGGCCGAAGGCGGGGGTACGGGGATCACGACGATGCCGGTGTTGCAGTCTCTCGCGCAGGCGCGGGAGAAGTGGTCGGATAACGCGGCCGGCGCGATCTGGGACGCCAGCATCGTGAAGATCATCCTCGGCGGTGCATCCAACTCGCGTGATCTTCAAGACCTCACCACCCTCATCGGGGAACGTGACGAGATCACCGACTCCACCACGATCGGCGACCACGGCTCCCGCACCGCGCAGCGTTCCATTCGTCGGGTGTCGATCATGCCGCCCGATGTGATCCGCACCCTCCCATTCGGCACCGGCCTTATCCTGCTACGCGCCGCACCACCGATCATCGCGAAACTCCGCCCCTGGACCCGCCGCAAGGATGCGAACGAACTGCAGGGCCAACGGGCAGGCGTCGAAGCGTTGCTTCGCCAGCGACCGTAA
- a CDS encoding tyrosine-type recombinase/integrase: protein MPRKGEPLPKADPKPVPPIGVKVSTDMERRSYGIRARARWTDPITKRRVIRSEIVPDETAAHAFFDQLRNSSVKGMDTTMTLTEFVTSIGDRWARGLDPTSTGETYGFGLKLRVLPALGHLPVTQITAGIIDRTIDGWEQRYGASTIKNSIAPLVRVLDEAVRDGLLTINPAKNRAKRSLNRNAFRTQSAEQASPRAHAIPDMKTLNKLATACGKVDQSYSDFVMLAALLAARSSEVSGLQVGDVKFEKNLVVIARQIFPGKGGLVTKPTKSRKERRVPILEPLRPVLERLIAGKEPEAQLLLGPKGGVLTTATVRDATNWDKIVANLGLPDLTRHGLRHTGATWMADAGVPLHVLQEILGHASMETTRGYLHPDDRHLASAAEQANAFLSPSGQKRQNARSTPSTRGI, encoded by the coding sequence ATGCCTCGCAAGGGTGAACCGCTGCCGAAGGCCGATCCGAAACCCGTGCCACCGATCGGGGTGAAAGTCTCCACCGACATGGAGCGCCGCTCCTACGGAATCCGCGCGCGTGCCAGGTGGACTGATCCGATCACGAAGCGCCGGGTGATCAGATCAGAGATCGTCCCCGATGAGACCGCCGCTCACGCGTTCTTCGACCAGCTGCGCAACTCCTCCGTCAAAGGTATGGATACCACGATGACGTTGACGGAGTTCGTCACCTCAATCGGCGACCGGTGGGCGCGGGGCCTGGACCCGACGTCGACGGGCGAGACCTACGGCTTCGGGCTGAAGCTCCGAGTCCTGCCCGCGCTCGGGCACCTCCCCGTGACGCAGATCACCGCGGGCATCATCGACCGGACCATCGACGGGTGGGAGCAACGCTACGGAGCATCCACGATCAAGAACTCGATCGCACCACTCGTGCGCGTCCTCGATGAGGCGGTGCGAGACGGACTGCTCACCATCAACCCGGCCAAGAACCGTGCGAAGCGGAGCCTGAACCGGAACGCGTTCCGGACGCAGTCCGCCGAGCAGGCATCACCGCGCGCGCATGCCATCCCTGACATGAAGACGCTGAACAAGCTCGCGACAGCCTGCGGCAAGGTCGACCAGTCGTACAGCGACTTCGTGATGCTTGCCGCGCTCCTCGCCGCACGCTCCTCCGAAGTGTCAGGCCTGCAAGTCGGTGACGTGAAGTTCGAGAAGAACCTCGTGGTGATCGCGCGTCAGATCTTCCCCGGCAAAGGCGGCCTCGTCACCAAACCGACCAAGAGCCGCAAAGAACGACGAGTGCCGATTCTCGAACCTCTCCGCCCCGTACTAGAACGGCTCATCGCGGGCAAAGAACCAGAGGCACAGCTTCTCCTCGGACCGAAAGGCGGGGTCCTGACGACCGCGACCGTCCGCGACGCGACCAACTGGGACAAGATCGTCGCGAACCTCGGGCTTCCCGATCTCACCCGCCACGGGCTCCGCCACACCGGAGCGACCTGGATGGCCGACGCCGGTGTCCCCCTCCACGTGCTTCAAGAGATCCTGGGCCACGCCTCGATGGAAACCACCCGCGGCTATCTTCACCCCGACGACCGCCACCTCGCGTCCGCCGCAGAGCAAGCGAACGCCTTCCTCTCACCCTCCGGACAGAAGCGTCAGAACGCACGCAGCACCCCGTCCACACGAGGCATCTGA